The nucleotide sequence AGAAGGCAATGAATAATTTTAGAATAGCAAATGAATTAAATGAACTAAAGGTTTTGCTTGAAATTAACGGAGACTTTAAAAGCGCTCTACAGTTTGAGAACGCTTATTTAACTATACTTGCTTTAGATTATCCTATTGGGAATTACGGGAGTCTAAATTTTTTTCCCGAAAGCGTTAAAGATGAAATCGATAATATAATTATTAGGGGTTATTCTCCTAAGAAGGAACTCCTTGAGTATAGAACACCTAAAACACTTAGGAATCTTGCAAAAATTCCTTCATTGAGAGTGAGTGATGTTTTAAATATTTACCGATTTTTAAACATTGACTCAGTTTCTGATCTTGAAAGAATGTTAAAAGATGGTTTAGTAAAGAGAAAATTTGGAGAAAAGTTTGAAGAACATCTTCGAAGGGCACTTTTCTATTTTGAGGGAAAACAAAAAGAACTAAGTTTATTTTTTGCTTGTGCTTATGCAAATGCTATAAAGACGGAAACCCAGCATCTTGGGAAAATTGAAGTGGTTGGAAGTGTTAGGAGGGGTAAGGAAGTTGTTGATAATATCGATTTTATATTCTCTTTTGATAAACATGCCCTTATAAATTTTCTTATTCCTTCTTTTAATTTAACGCTCGTATCTATAAAAGGGAACCTCATAACTTTTAAGGATGAGAACTCATTTAAACTTAAGTTTTACTATCTTCCAGAGAGATATTTTTATTCCGGACTTCAATACTATACAGGCTCAAAGCAGCATAATAGGTTTATCCAGGAGGTTGCATCTACAAAAGGTTATGGAATTGCAAAATCCGGAATGGTTTTACTTGAAGCAAATTCGGAGAAGGAATTTTATGAGAAGTTAACACTTGCCTACATCCCACCCGAAGTTAGGGAGGGAGAAGAAGAAATCGATTTTGCCTTAAACAATTCTTCGCCCAATATTGTCGATATAAGTGATATAAAAGGTGACTTGCATGTCCATTCAAATTTTTCCGATGGAAACTCCACTATTGCCGAAATAAAAGAAGAAGCCCGATACCTTAATTACGAATTTATTGCAATTACAGACCACTCTAAGTCTTTAAGAATTGCAAATGGTTTAGATGAGGCATTGCTACGTAGAGAGTTTGAAGTTATTGATAGACTAAATAGTTTTGGTGACCCTCCGTTCCTTTTAAAAGGAATTGAAGCAGAGATAAAAGAAAATGGAAGTGTTGACATAGAAGAAGATTTCTTTGATAAGTTTGATTTTGTCGTAGGAGGGTTGCATAAGTTCAGTAATTCAAGTTTTGAAAATACATACAGAATAAAAAAGGCTTTAAATAGTGGCCTTGTTGATACTTTGGCGCATCCAACGAACCGCATAGTCTTTATAAGAAGAAGTATACCAATTAATTTAGAAGAAATTTTTGAAGTTGCTTCTAAAAAGGCAGTGGCTCTTGAAATAAATCTCTTCCCGAATAGAATGGATTTGAGTTCTGGCCTTATAAAGCAGGCAAAAAGATCTCACGTGAAGTATTTTTCAGTTGGCACAGATGCGCATAGTGTAGGACATTTAAATTTTATGAAATATGGTATTAAAATTTTAAAAAGGGCATGGGTTAAAAAAGAAGAAGTTTTAAATACTTTTTGTTATAATGATATAAGGAACGTAAGATGGATAAAGACTCACTTAGAGTAATAGATTTTTATAAAATCATTCAAAAATTGGAAAAGTCAGCTATAACTTCTGGCGGTAAGAGTAAAGTAATGGATTTATCCCCACTTTCAAATGTTGACGAAATTAGAACTGCTTTAAAAGAGACAACTGCCGCAAAAAATTTCTTACAAAAGGAAGGGGATTTGCCTTTTTCAGAATTTGTGGATGTTGAACCACTATTTGAAAGAATAAAAGTGCTATCATTACTTACCACCTATGAACTATTAAAAATATCAGATTTGCTATTGGTATTTTCTGAAATAAAGGAAATAGGCGCAAGCTATTCAGATGTATATCCTGAATTGTCCAAATACACATCACAATTGTATCGTTTTGATGAAATTGTAAAAGCTATAAGACGGGTGATTTCAGGTGATGGCAAAATTGTAGATGATGCAACCCCTTTTCTTTCAATTATAAGAAGAGAAATAAGGACAACGTATTTACGTATTCAATCAATTCTTCAGGAAATTCTTTATTCAAGAGAAAATGAAGATGTTATTCAAGATAAGATAATTACGAAAAGAAATGATCGTTATGTGATCCCCATAAGACAAAATTCAAAGCCAGGTTTTTCCTACGTTGTGCAAGGAGAGTCAGGAAGTAAACTCACACTTTATGTTGAGCCAATGGCAGTTGTGGAATTGAATAATAGGCTTGTTGAATTGTTTTCAAAGGAAAGAGAGGAAGAAGAAAAAATAATACTTGAACTGGAAGAAAAAATTAGAAATAAAA is from Caldisericaceae bacterium and encodes:
- a CDS encoding PHP domain-containing protein codes for the protein MNNFRIANELNELKVLLEINGDFKSALQFENAYLTILALDYPIGNYGSLNFFPESVKDEIDNIIIRGYSPKKELLEYRTPKTLRNLAKIPSLRVSDVLNIYRFLNIDSVSDLERMLKDGLVKRKFGEKFEEHLRRALFYFEGKQKELSLFFACAYANAIKTETQHLGKIEVVGSVRRGKEVVDNIDFIFSFDKHALINFLIPSFNLTLVSIKGNLITFKDENSFKLKFYYLPERYFYSGLQYYTGSKQHNRFIQEVASTKGYGIAKSGMVLLEANSEKEFYEKLTLAYIPPEVREGEEEIDFALNNSSPNIVDISDIKGDLHVHSNFSDGNSTIAEIKEEARYLNYEFIAITDHSKSLRIANGLDEALLRREFEVIDRLNSFGDPPFLLKGIEAEIKENGSVDIEEDFFDKFDFVVGGLHKFSNSSFENTYRIKKALNSGLVDTLAHPTNRIVFIRRSIPINLEEIFEVASKKAVALEINLFPNRMDLSSGLIKQAKRSHVKYFSVGTDAHSVGHLNFMKYGIKILKRAWVKKEEVLNTFCYNDIRNVRWIKTHLE